A stretch of Myxococcales bacterium DNA encodes these proteins:
- a CDS encoding enoyl-CoA hydratase/isomerase family protein, which translates to MPVMEWKKDGTVAIVTMTNGENRHNPDFLAAILQTMDEIEKDSAVTAMVLTSGDPKNWSLGIDLAWIMGVAAQQDFPAIKTFMYDLNRMFTRILLFPMPVIAAINGHTFGDGSIMAAACDFRFMKADRGFFCMPEVDINIPLLPAMQAMLQKIMPAHKFIELVLTGKRAGAAELAAANIIVKACADNDELQKEALAFARTFTKQRPIFAEMKRRMNKHILELMEKEDVVYIESGQLMM; encoded by the coding sequence ATGCCCGTGATGGAATGGAAAAAAGACGGAACCGTGGCGATCGTCACCATGACCAACGGCGAAAACCGTCACAACCCGGACTTTCTCGCCGCAATCTTGCAGACGATGGATGAAATCGAAAAAGACTCCGCCGTCACCGCGATGGTCCTGACTTCCGGCGATCCGAAGAACTGGTCACTCGGCATCGACCTGGCCTGGATCATGGGCGTGGCAGCCCAGCAGGATTTCCCGGCCATCAAAACCTTCATGTACGACCTCAACCGCATGTTCACCCGCATCCTGCTCTTCCCCATGCCGGTGATTGCGGCGATCAACGGCCATACTTTCGGCGACGGTTCGATCATGGCGGCGGCCTGCGATTTCCGGTTCATGAAAGCCGATCGCGGTTTCTTCTGTATGCCCGAGGTGGACATCAACATCCCCTTGCTGCCCGCGATGCAGGCTATGCTGCAAAAAATCATGCCGGCGCACAAATTCATCGAACTGGTGTTGACCGGCAAACGGGCCGGCGCGGCGGAATTGGCGGCGGCGAACATCATCGTCAAGGCCTGCGCCGATAACGACGAGTTGCAAAAAGAGGCGCTGGCCTTCGCGCGGACTTTCACCAAACAGCGGCCGATTTTCGCCGAGATGAAACGGCGGATGAACAAGCACATCCTGGAACTCATGGAAAAAGAGGATGTCGTGTATATCGAAAGCGGCCAACTGATGATGTAG
- a CDS encoding TetR/AcrR family transcriptional regulator, with amino-acid sequence MTENNGSISTREQILKVALRLFAVEGYRQTSMEDIAREVGISKPAIYHYFNGKETLFRQIVDDALTFHRKTVEEIAKQSLTLPELIEESIKSSMTVIRDTPDLIRMLVRLISSNEGVEEFLDVHGIDCEIHQMEVEIFRRAFGAEQLRPGLNLETFVEFFHGVLFSFMARCLMEPTFISQENMPAILRDLILYGALVQPAK; translated from the coding sequence ATGACAGAAAACAATGGTTCGATCAGCACTCGTGAGCAGATTCTGAAAGTCGCGCTGCGCCTCTTCGCGGTCGAGGGATATCGCCAGACGAGCATGGAGGATATCGCGCGCGAGGTCGGCATCTCCAAACCGGCCATCTACCACTATTTCAACGGCAAGGAAACGTTGTTTCGGCAGATCGTCGACGACGCGCTGACGTTCCATCGCAAGACAGTCGAGGAGATTGCGAAACAGAGCCTGACCTTGCCCGAATTGATCGAGGAAAGCATCAAAAGCTCGATGACGGTGATTCGCGACACGCCGGATTTGATCCGCATGTTGGTCCGATTGATCTCGTCCAACGAAGGCGTGGAGGAATTCCTGGACGTGCACGGTATCGACTGCGAAATTCACCAAATGGAAGTCGAGATCTTTCGGCGGGCGTTCGGGGCGGAACAACTCCGCCCCGGTTTGAACTTGGAGACCTTCGTCGAGTTTTTCCACGGGGTGCTCTTCTCCTTCATGGCGCGCTGTTTGATGGAACCGACCTTTATCTCCCAGGAAAATATGCCGGCGATTTTGCGCGATCTGATCCTTTACGGCGCATTGGTGCAACCGGCGAAGTAA
- a CDS encoding PAS domain S-box protein yields the protein MANPDTVSERQKELAALRRENEELQALLTRCRGELESVLASEMKYRSLLDDSSDPMFVINADGRYFHVNKAFADGVRRPVGEIVGRRIWDVFPEKEAEQRFSAVREVLQTGKTKVIDVKVIAGDEAHFYITTVKPLRKEEGGPADSVICISKDITQRKKAEDELRLSEARYRLLYNQSPVMLHSIDRDGRIVSVSDTWLAKMGYTREEVIGRPSVDFLTEASRRYATSEVLPEFREKGFCADVPYQFVKKNGEIVDILLSAIAERDAEGRYLRSLAVLIDVTQTKLSEKALREKTEELNQFFSLTLDLLGIADSDGWFHAINPAWEEVLGYSRQELLARSFLDFIHPDDLEATRGLLAELAGKKRAYDFVNRCRHQDGSYRWIEWRSVFDPTTRRIYVAARDITERMKAEQAHLQLGSLIENSLEFVGIATLDGKTLFLNPAARRMVGLSPEAAITDLSIFNFAPEDAQIQMAQEVIPALLEAGSWHGDGQLRNFQTGEIIQTDISVFIPGFPKIDSQSIIATVMHDITERKRSEAALRASEERYRQIVETSNEGIWSLNANLETVYVNQKMAAMLGYPASEIIGKSPTCFLFAEDVEAHLEKLRERTKGVDQLYEQRYRRQDGSELWVTISASSLVDETGKFLGSFAMFTDITDRMRLQGQLMHAQKMESIGRLAGGVAHDFNNLLTGIMGNLELAMMDLNPSDPLYETLGDVNKAAESAANLTRQLLAFSRKQIVEPKVLNLNDVLTRMKKMLIRLIGEDIVLHTVLAADLWPVKIDPGQVEQIIVNLAVNARDAMPAGGKLLLETATIVLDEEYCRLHPEAQAGDYVMLAISDNGCGMSEQVKRHLFEPFFTTKEKGKGTGLGLATIYGAVKQAGGSIEVYSELNQGTTVKVYLPRVIGTTETVSETIPLTNLPTGQEQLLLVEDEAIVRDLAVRVLSRLGYRLLHCANAEQALNAAKEFPDKISLLITDVIMPGMNGKMLAMELLKTRPEIRVLFTSGYTENVIVHHGVLDEGIHFIGKPYTPQTLARKVREVLDREK from the coding sequence ATGGCGAACCCGGACACCGTCAGCGAACGGCAGAAAGAATTGGCCGCGCTCCGGCGGGAAAATGAGGAATTGCAGGCCTTGCTGACCCGTTGCCGCGGGGAACTCGAATCCGTGCTGGCCAGCGAAATGAAATACCGCTCCCTGCTCGACGATTCCAGCGATCCGATGTTCGTGATCAACGCCGACGGCCGCTATTTCCACGTGAACAAGGCGTTTGCCGACGGCGTCCGCCGCCCCGTCGGGGAGATTGTCGGCCGGCGAATCTGGGACGTTTTCCCCGAAAAAGAAGCCGAACAACGTTTTTCGGCGGTCCGGGAAGTGCTGCAAACCGGCAAGACCAAGGTCATCGACGTGAAGGTGATCGCCGGCGATGAGGCGCACTTTTACATCACGACCGTCAAACCGTTGCGGAAGGAAGAAGGCGGGCCGGCCGATTCGGTCATCTGCATTTCCAAGGATATCACTCAACGAAAAAAGGCCGAAGATGAGCTGCGGTTGAGCGAGGCCCGTTATCGGTTGCTTTACAACCAAAGCCCGGTCATGTTGCATTCGATCGATCGCGACGGCCGCATCGTCAGCGTCAGCGACACCTGGTTGGCCAAAATGGGTTACACGCGCGAAGAAGTCATCGGCCGACCGTCGGTCGATTTTCTGACGGAAGCTTCTCGCCGTTATGCGACCAGCGAGGTCTTGCCGGAATTCCGCGAAAAAGGGTTTTGCGCGGATGTGCCCTATCAATTCGTAAAAAAAAACGGCGAGATTGTCGATATCCTGCTTTCGGCAATCGCCGAACGCGATGCGGAAGGGCGATACCTTCGTTCGCTGGCAGTGCTGATTGACGTCACCCAAACCAAGTTGTCGGAAAAGGCGCTTCGGGAAAAGACAGAGGAACTCAATCAATTCTTTTCCCTGACGCTGGATTTGCTCGGCATCGCCGACTCCGACGGCTGGTTTCACGCAATCAATCCGGCCTGGGAGGAAGTGCTGGGTTACTCCCGGCAGGAGCTTCTGGCGCGAAGTTTCCTGGATTTTATTCATCCGGATGACCTGGAAGCGACGCGAGGTTTGCTTGCCGAGTTGGCCGGGAAAAAGCGGGCGTACGATTTCGTCAATCGCTGTCGTCATCAAGACGGCTCCTATCGGTGGATTGAGTGGCGTTCCGTCTTCGATCCGACGACCCGGCGGATCTACGTGGCGGCGCGCGACATCACCGAACGGATGAAAGCCGAGCAGGCGCATCTGCAACTGGGTTCGTTGATCGAAAACAGCCTGGAGTTTGTCGGCATCGCCACCCTGGACGGTAAAACGCTGTTTCTCAATCCGGCTGCCCGACGGATGGTCGGTTTGTCTCCGGAGGCGGCAATTACCGATCTGTCGATTTTCAATTTTGCTCCCGAGGACGCCCAGATCCAGATGGCGCAAGAGGTGATTCCAGCCTTGCTGGAGGCGGGATCGTGGCACGGGGACGGACAATTACGTAACTTTCAGACCGGCGAAATCATCCAGACCGACATCAGCGTCTTCATCCCCGGTTTTCCCAAAATCGATTCGCAAAGCATCATCGCGACGGTGATGCACGACATCACTGAACGCAAGCGTTCCGAAGCGGCGCTCCGGGCGAGCGAAGAACGATATCGGCAAATCGTCGAGACCTCCAACGAAGGCATCTGGAGTCTGAACGCGAATCTGGAAACGGTCTACGTCAATCAAAAGATGGCGGCAATGCTGGGTTATCCCGCCAGTGAAATCATCGGAAAATCCCCCACCTGCTTTTTATTCGCGGAGGATGTCGAGGCCCATTTGGAAAAGCTGCGCGAGCGGACGAAAGGCGTCGATCAACTATACGAGCAACGCTATCGGCGCCAGGACGGTTCGGAACTTTGGGTGACCATTTCTGCGTCTTCGCTGGTGGATGAAACCGGCAAATTTCTCGGCTCCTTCGCCATGTTCACGGATATCACCGACCGCATGAGATTGCAGGGACAATTGATGCATGCCCAGAAAATGGAATCGATCGGGCGGTTGGCCGGCGGCGTCGCGCACGATTTCAACAATCTGCTCACCGGCATCATGGGTAACCTTGAACTGGCCATGATGGATTTGAATCCCAGCGATCCGTTGTACGAAACCCTGGGCGACGTGAACAAGGCCGCCGAAAGCGCCGCCAATCTGACCCGCCAGCTTCTGGCGTTTTCGCGCAAGCAGATCGTCGAGCCCAAGGTGCTCAATTTGAACGATGTGCTGACGCGCATGAAAAAAATGCTGATCCGGTTGATCGGCGAGGATATTGTGCTGCACACGGTTCTGGCCGCTGATCTCTGGCCGGTAAAAATCGATCCGGGCCAAGTCGAGCAGATCATCGTCAACCTGGCGGTGAACGCGCGGGACGCCATGCCGGCCGGCGGTAAGCTCCTCCTGGAAACCGCGACGATCGTGCTGGACGAGGAATACTGCCGGCTTCATCCGGAGGCTCAAGCGGGTGATTACGTGATGCTGGCGATCTCCGACAACGGCTGTGGCATGAGCGAGCAGGTGAAACGGCATCTCTTCGAACCTTTCTTCACCACCAAGGAAAAAGGCAAGGGGACCGGGTTGGGATTGGCCACGATTTATGGGGCCGTCAAACAGGCAGGAGGCTCGATCGAAGTCTATTCTGAATTGAATCAGGGAACGACGGTCAAGGTTTATCTGCCGCGGGTCATAGGTACGACCGAAACAGTGTCCGAAACGATCCCGTTAACCAATTTGCCGACCGGTCAGGAACAGTTGCTCCTGGTCGAGGATGAGGCGATCGTGCGCGATCTGGCCGTTCGTGTCTTATCCAGACTTGGCTATCGACTGCTGCATTGCGCCAACGCGGAGCAGGCGCTGAACGCTGCCAAGGAGTTCCCCGATAAAATTTCCTTACTGATTACCGATGTCATCATGCCGGGTATGAACGGGAAGATGCTCGCCATGGAATTGCTTAAAACGCGGCCCGAAATCCGGGTTCTTTTTACCTCCGGCTACACCGAAAATGTCATCGTTCATCACGGTGTCCTGGACGAGGGGATTCATTTCATTGGCAAACCTTATACGCCGCAGACCTTGGCGCGAAAAGTCAGGGAAGTGTTGGACCGGGAGAAATAA
- a CDS encoding nitronate monooxygenase: MKTRITELFGIRYPILLSGMSFVSVPKLVAAVSNAGGLGILATGTLNAQQTRDSIREIRELTDKPFGANATLLFPGAIENAKILLEAKVPVINFALGKGDWIAKEAHGYGGKVIATVVNPRHAKRAEDYGCDAVIATGHEAAAHGAQPTSLVLVPRLVNELKIPVISAGGYANGRGLAAALALGAEGIAMGSRFGNTVESPVHEKTKQLTVQKDITDTLYSDRFDGMDARVMDTPGARKALRQRVGLWTAFVNSFAIAKEMQTPYYKLLLQTMKAGLKQTLVLMYLAKGFRNFRLSMVEGDTDEGVYPIGQAMGLIKDCPTVAELMERIIAEAKQAQARLNDILA; the protein is encoded by the coding sequence ATGAAAACAAGAATTACCGAACTATTCGGCATCCGGTACCCGATCTTGCTTTCCGGAATGAGCTTCGTCAGCGTACCCAAGCTGGTGGCGGCCGTTTCCAATGCGGGCGGGCTGGGTATTCTGGCTACCGGCACCTTGAACGCGCAACAAACCCGCGACTCGATCCGCGAAATCCGCGAGCTGACCGACAAACCGTTCGGCGCCAACGCCACGCTGTTGTTTCCCGGCGCGATCGAAAACGCGAAAATCCTGTTGGAAGCCAAAGTTCCGGTGATCAACTTCGCCCTGGGCAAAGGCGACTGGATCGCCAAGGAAGCCCACGGTTACGGCGGCAAGGTTATTGCCACGGTAGTCAATCCACGGCATGCCAAACGCGCCGAGGATTACGGCTGCGACGCGGTAATCGCGACGGGCCATGAGGCGGCCGCGCACGGCGCGCAACCGACCTCCCTGGTGCTGGTTCCCCGCCTGGTCAACGAGCTGAAAATCCCGGTCATCTCGGCCGGCGGTTACGCCAACGGGCGCGGCCTGGCGGCGGCCCTGGCGCTGGGCGCGGAAGGCATCGCGATGGGCAGCCGTTTCGGCAATACCGTCGAGAGCCCGGTCCACGAAAAAACCAAGCAACTGACCGTGCAAAAAGACATCACCGACACGCTTTATTCCGACCGCTTCGACGGCATGGACGCCCGGGTGATGGACACGCCGGGGGCGCGTAAGGCCCTGCGGCAACGGGTCGGCCTGTGGACGGCGTTCGTCAATTCCTTCGCGATCGCCAAGGAAATGCAGACCCCCTACTACAAGCTGCTGCTCCAAACCATGAAAGCCGGCCTCAAGCAGACCCTGGTGCTGATGTACCTCGCCAAGGGGTTCCGCAACTTCCGGCTGTCGATGGTGGAAGGCGACACGGACGAAGGCGTCTACCCGATCGGCCAGGCCATGGGTTTGATCAAGGATTGCCCGACGGTCGCCGAACTGATGGAGCGCATCATTGCCGAGGCCAAGCAGGCGCAAGCGCGGCTGAACGATATTCTGGCCTGA